Part of the Orcinus orca chromosome 5, mOrcOrc1.1, whole genome shotgun sequence genome, gggaagggggtgggatgaattgggagattgggattgacatatatacactactatgtatgaaatagataactaataagaacctgctgtataaaaaaaaataaaataaagtaaaattcaaaaataaataaataaaaacaaaaagaggaacaCAAATGAACTAAATGGGAAGTAAAAAGTGAAACCttctatatatatcttttaaataacTCTGCTCcatatcttaattaaaatgaCCAAAATCAGTCCTCCTCTAACACTTTTGTCAATGGTGAAGCACAAAACTGCAGTCACATCTGGAAGGAATATGGGGACCCTTGCCAGTACGGCCTTCTACTTTGAAGGTGGCAAAAATGAGGCTGAAATGTAACTAACTGTGATTAAATGTTCCATTCAACTTAATCTTTaaatgaagaatatatatatatatgtgtgtgtgtgtgtgtgtatatatatatatatatatataggcacaTGACTATATAATTCTTGCCAATTATTACCATACTACTGTTGGGAACTGACAACTAAAGATGATACTAAAATCTTAAAATCCCCTGGCACTCATACAATCTATGCACTCCTCGGAAAACTATTAAGTTGTGTTCTCTCCTGTGCTTTAATCATAATAATGTGATTCTATTGCTCCATTGAGCTGGTTGGTAACCAGAAGTACAAAAGGCCTTTAACAGAGACAGATCGCCTAAGTGGACACATTAATTCCCTCCTAAATGCCTTGTAAATAAAAGATGTACCAGTACCTCAAAGGATGTTCTGTTTTCACAGAGATTAGTAAAGTGGCTTAGATTTTCTCTTGTTTGATCAGCTGTTCAGGAATTAACTTCCACTAAGCATGTTCATATTAAAAACGTGTATTATCTAACATAAATATCTTCAGTAAAATAAGAAATTCCTCTTAGATGTTTATATGCTCCCATCAGAAAGTTCATACTATGGGGATTTACACTGAGTTTCTGTGTttatatttggtttcttttttttttttttttttttggagaggggacttttttaaaaattatttatttatttatttatttatttttaatttcattttttaaatttatttatttttggctgtgctgggtcttttctgtgcgtgggctttctctagttgcggtgagcgggggccactcttcatcgcggtgcgctggcctctcactgtcgcggcctctcccgtggcggagcacaagctccagacgcgcaggctcagtagttgtggctcacgggcctagtcgctccgtggcatgtgggatcttcccagaccagggctcgaacccgtgtcccctgcattggcaggcagactctcaaccactgcgccaccagggaagccctatatttggTTTCTTATTCTAGCAGTTATTCGGAAATACAGTTGATAGTTAAAATGCACATCCTCAAAGGGACACCTTTTTAAGGTCTCTGTGAATTAAATTAGCAATGTTTTTATCTCTGTCTTGAGCAGTACCACTTAGTATGTTATTACAGTACTACTAATAATAGCCAGCAGGtacaatttttattattgtttgcatttttatttgactCTCACTTTGATAAAATCAAAAGAAGTCTTGAGTTATCTCCTTCTGTTATTCTGCAATTATGATATTGTACTCTGATACCTTCAATAGTGTTGCATTcactgaggtgacccaacacacATGTTTCTTGCAACCCATAGCTCTCATGTTGGAATCTTATAATTAAGTTGGTATTTCCCCCTGAGGAAAAAAATTTAggagcttacttttttttttttttttttttttgccgtatgcgggcctctcactgttgtggtctctcccgttgcggagcacaggctccggacgtgcaggctcaacggccatggctcacgggcccagctgctccacggcatgcgggatcctcctggactggggcacaaacacatgtcccctgcatcggcaggtggactctcaaccactgcgccaccagggaagcccaggagcttACTTTTAAAACAGAAGCAGTTATTTAACCTTGTTCAGTTACAGAGAAGATtgtcaaagaaaatattaaagcaaTGTTCTTCTCTAGATAAATGTTCACAAACTATAAACACATCTTAAAAGCTCAGaactttattttagttatttaagccAGCTTCTTTCCTCCAACTTCTAAGTGatttttcccttctattttttatatatcatttattttacgTATCAGCCTGGTGGTTAGTTGGACATTTCAGCCTGCCTACCCATTAATACTAATactcatttcaacatataattttaagtgtatttaaaatgtaattgatgTTTGTGGCAGCCCCTTCCAATAACTACTGCTGGATTAAAACTAGAATTCATAGAGTTAATTGAgattatttatgtttataataaCCCAAACTATCTGGGTTACCAtttaaaacataacttttattaccaCAGGGAATTTTAAACAGTATGTCTGTGAGATTTGGAGTGCATATCTCCAAGAACTTGACTGAAATCACAAATGAAGTTAATCATATAGTATTGAACACAAAGGTTGAACTCAAGAAGAAACCAAAATcctttttttcataatttcaccataattttattttgtatttacagtCTTCAATTCCTAATGCAAGGGTCTTACTGAGGATTGGGGGGATTAGGGAGGAGAGACGGGGTTTGGAGGAGAGGAATCACAGGTCTTATACGGACAACAATAATCAATAAAGTTAACAGGATGTGAAAGTCTTCCAGAAGAAATTCTTGCAGCCGGCTTTGCGTTCTCGGGGCGCCATGGCCGGGTTCGAGTTAGCGGATCTCTGCAGCTCCAGCCTCATTTCATCCTGTTCAGCAGCCTGGGACAGATCTTCAGGCTCCAGGGCATCGTTCTCTGTCTGGTTGGGTTCAGAGAGCAGCTCTGCCAAGAAGTACTTGGCCAATTCCTGCACGGGGTGGAAGGAAgagcgaaagagagagagagagagagaggataagAATGAGGACGGTGGAGAAGAAGACATGGAAAAGCCGGCTTGAAAAACAGATTTAACCACACCcaaaccccaatgttcacagctgTGCAATTTTTTTCACACTTAAAATTGGTTAAGGATATAAAAACAAGGGCTGTTGTTATAATCACCAAGTACACAAAGAAGctttaaaaactcaaatgtttCTGCAAGTTTTCTGCTTCTGTAggtttaaaatacacacatagaAAGAAATAGATCGTTAGTTTTTCAACAGGAGCCAACAGTTTGTTTAACTCAATTTCCATATCATGAGCTACAAACTAGAATTGTTCTTACCATTTTTACTAAGTCAGCTGTGGAGAACGAGACCTTTCACAATCGTAAACATATTGTGTTCTGGCTGTAAAGTGCCAGTGAGCCCCCAACCCCGCTGCATGGGAGGGAGGTGGTGCTCAGGACAGTAGCAGCTTCGGAGGTCCGTGCTTTCAGCACCTGGGTCAGCACATCCCGCGGTCAGCACCGGGGATCGATGCCATCATCCCTTCGAGCTCAGTTACCAAGGTCTTGGAATTTTCTTGAATGCTAAAGAACTCACCTGAACAGTGACCTACTGCGCTGATCAGGGGAAACAAAGAGGTAATAAGGGATTCTGGACTTTGAAAGTTTTCCTGGGAGCTTTGGTAGCTAAAGGACCCAGAAAAGCACCGGCACTCTTTGAGAGCACCTCTTAAATTCACCCAAGGGATCAGAGGCAAGGCTAGGGAAGGTTGAGAGGTTCTGGAGAGGGGAAAGAAGACGTCGAGGGAGTTTCCTTACCTGCTTCCCAGCGGCAGCAGCCAGGGATTTCTGCAGAAACTGACGGAGTCGGGGATCTGAGGGCGCGCCGGTGACACCGCCCAGAGCCAGAACTATGGAGAGCGCGGCCAGCGCGCACTGGAGACGGCAGGACAGCATCTCGGCGGCGCCGGAGAAGCCGAGCTAGAGTGCGGTTGGTCAAACTCTAGGAGCTGATCGCAGGCAGCAGCAACGGCTCTGAACCTCGCGACTCCTAAAGCGGCTTGTATGCTCTCCTCCGTCTCCCCCTTTTTAAACTCTCTCTCTGACGTCAGACTAGGAGGCGCCCCCAGATCTCACCAGCGCTTTTACGCACCATTACCCTCGTGAAATCAATCACAGAAGTGAGAGGAGGGTACACAATCAAAAgtggcttatttaaaaaaattaaatcctgcacaggcacaggcacacaCGATTCCACACGTCACACCATCTACACAATCTTTTTATAGTCACTCAGtgctacacacatacacattctatAATTTCACTCACACATGTGCACACTTAATTACACACACTCAAACACTCAGCCCCTGGAGAAGCAAATGCACTACCACACTCAGCCGCATACACATAAATGTACCCAGACAATTCTATCCATCATCATGCTCAAACATTTTAGGAGAACCAAATGCAAAAGTGTGAGTGTGACAAGTGGAGATGGTTACAAGCATTCTTTGTGACAGTGAATGTCATAAGCATTCCTCTAAGAACAGATTTGAAAATGGAGTGTGGATTTTAGAAAGACTAAGTCACCTTTCTCCATTAACTCTGTAAAGAGTCTTGTAGAT contains:
- the SST gene encoding somatostatin is translated as MLSCRLQCALAALSIVLALGGVTGAPSDPRLRQFLQKSLAAAAGKQELAKYFLAELLSEPNQTENDALEPEDLSQAAEQDEMRLELQRSANSNPAMAPRERKAGCKNFFWKTFTSC